The following are from one region of the Paenibacillus sabinae T27 genome:
- the acsA gene encoding acetate--CoA ligase gives MGQVHHHVLPGRARNPNLADYDQAVAHFKWEDVERNFTWYDTGKVNMAYEAVDRHVREGRGEKTALLYSDSARDESYTFADLQEKSNRFGNVLRKYGIGKGDRVFLFMPRQPELYFSLLGILKVGAIAGPLFEAFMETAVKDRLEDSGAVALVTTPDLLHRIKREELPELRYIFLVGGGSDPENDVLDYETECASASTVLEPEWLGLEDGLIMHYTSGSTGKPKGVYHVQRAMIQHYYSGKVVLDLREDDIYWCTADPGWVTGTSYGIFAPWLCGVTNVVRGGRFSPRDWYQTIERNKVTVWYSAPTAFRMLMSAGTESLKGVDLSSLRHILSVGEPLNPEVIRWGDKVYSQRIHDTWWMTETGGQLICNFPGMDIKPGSMGRPLPGITAAILDDKGNKLPPYTMGNLAIQTPWPSMMDRIWNNPAKYEEYFRIPGWYISGDSAYMDDEGYFWFQGRVDDVINSAGERIGPFEVESKLIEHPAVAEAGVIGKPDTLRGEIVKAFISLRQGYIPSPELKAEIASFVRSGLSAHAAPREIEFKDKLPKTRSGKIMRRVLKAWELQLPAGDLSTIED, from the coding sequence ATGGGGCAGGTTCATCATCATGTTTTACCGGGACGGGCGCGGAATCCGAATTTGGCTGATTACGATCAGGCTGTCGCCCATTTTAAGTGGGAGGATGTGGAGCGCAACTTTACTTGGTATGACACGGGTAAGGTCAATATGGCTTATGAAGCGGTCGACCGCCATGTCCGTGAGGGAAGGGGAGAAAAGACGGCGCTTCTGTACAGTGATTCTGCACGGGACGAATCCTATACGTTTGCCGATTTGCAGGAGAAGTCGAACCGTTTCGGTAATGTCCTCCGCAAATACGGGATCGGAAAAGGGGACCGGGTATTTCTGTTTATGCCCAGGCAGCCTGAGCTGTATTTCAGTCTTCTCGGCATCCTGAAGGTCGGTGCGATTGCGGGACCCTTGTTCGAAGCGTTTATGGAAACTGCGGTCAAGGATCGGCTTGAGGACAGCGGCGCTGTCGCGTTGGTCACTACCCCGGATTTATTGCACCGTATAAAACGTGAGGAGCTTCCGGAGCTGCGTTATATTTTTCTTGTGGGCGGGGGCTCGGACCCTGAAAATGATGTGCTTGACTATGAAACGGAATGCGCTTCCGCGTCTACGGTGCTTGAGCCGGAGTGGCTCGGCCTCGAGGATGGACTGATAATGCACTATACCTCAGGTTCTACGGGAAAGCCCAAAGGCGTCTACCATGTGCAGCGCGCGATGATCCAGCATTACTATAGCGGCAAAGTCGTGCTCGATCTGCGTGAGGATGATATTTACTGGTGCACCGCCGACCCCGGTTGGGTCACTGGAACCTCTTACGGAATTTTTGCCCCCTGGCTGTGCGGTGTGACGAATGTTGTGCGCGGCGGCCGATTCAGTCCACGGGATTGGTACCAAACGATTGAACGTAATAAAGTAACGGTATGGTACAGCGCTCCTACGGCATTCCGCATGCTGATGAGTGCGGGAACCGAAAGTCTGAAAGGCGTCGATTTAAGCAGTCTGCGCCATATTCTCTCAGTCGGTGAGCCGCTCAATCCCGAGGTTATCCGTTGGGGTGACAAAGTGTACAGCCAGCGGATTCATGATACATGGTGGATGACGGAGACAGGCGGACAGCTCATCTGCAACTTTCCCGGAATGGATATCAAACCAGGGTCGATGGGACGGCCGCTTCCCGGCATTACGGCTGCGATTCTGGACGACAAAGGGAATAAGCTCCCGCCGTATACGATGGGCAATCTGGCCATCCAAACACCTTGGCCGTCCATGATGGACCGGATTTGGAATAATCCCGCCAAATATGAGGAGTATTTTCGCATACCCGGCTGGTATATTTCCGGGGACTCTGCCTATATGGACGATGAAGGTTATTTCTGGTTCCAGGGACGGGTTGATGATGTCATTAACTCCGCAGGCGAGCGGATTGGGCCGTTTGAGGTGGAGAGCAAGCTGATCGAGCATCCTGCGGTTGCGGAAGCCGGTGTTATTGGCAAACCCGATACCCTGCGGGGAGAAATCGTAAAGGCCTTTATATCACTCCGGCAAGGATATATCCCATCACCTGAGCTGAAGGCGGAAATTGCTTCATTTGTGAGATCAGGGTTATCCGCCCACGCCGCGCCGAGGGAAATCGAATTCAAAGATAAGCTTCCGAAGACCCGGTCCGGTAAAATCATGCGCCGCGTGCTCAAAGCGTGGGAGCTTCAACTGCCCGCAGGCGATCTCTCGACGATAGAGGATTAG
- a CDS encoding 5'-methylthioadenosine/adenosylhomocysteine nucleosidase — protein METVIGIMGAMDEEIKLLLENMEHSEAVEKAGITYYKGNIGGKSVVVSKSGVGKVNAAVTTQIMIDAFGAAKILFTGVAGALHPDLEVGDIVISSECLQHDMDVTALGFPRGVIPYQETSEFSADPELVLLAERACRKLDVRYVTGRVLSGDQFIASHETVAMLREQLGGACAEMEGAALAQVCYMNGIPFVVIRAMSDKADGSADVSFSEFTVTASRKSHEILSGILDMLP, from the coding sequence ATGGAAACGGTCATCGGGATCATGGGAGCTATGGATGAAGAAATCAAATTGCTGTTGGAAAATATGGAGCACAGCGAAGCTGTTGAAAAGGCGGGGATTACATACTATAAAGGCAACATCGGCGGGAAATCCGTTGTGGTCTCCAAATCGGGAGTAGGAAAAGTTAATGCCGCAGTCACCACGCAGATTATGATCGATGCGTTCGGCGCTGCCAAGATACTCTTTACTGGCGTGGCCGGAGCGCTGCATCCAGACCTTGAAGTTGGAGATATTGTCATCTCTTCCGAGTGCTTGCAGCATGATATGGATGTAACGGCGCTTGGCTTCCCTCGCGGGGTGATTCCCTACCAGGAGACCTCTGAGTTTTCGGCCGATCCGGAACTTGTGCTGCTTGCAGAGAGGGCTTGCCGGAAGCTGGATGTCCGCTATGTGACAGGGAGAGTTCTTTCGGGGGACCAGTTTATTGCCAGCCACGAAACGGTCGCGATGCTGCGGGAGCAGCTGGGAGGTGCCTGCGCGGAAATGGAAGGAGCGGCGCTGGCTCAAGTATGCTATATGAACGGTATTCCATTCGTTGTGATCCGCGCCATGTCCGATAAGGCCGACGGCTCAGCCGATGTCAGCTTCTCGGAATTTACAGTGACCGCGTCCCGGAAGTCCCATGAAATCTTGAGCGGCATACTGGATATGCTGCCTTAA
- a CDS encoding transglycosylase domain-containing protein — MSQENMKKTATDIRPRRSWLRRVGSVVKWMFILGVMGVLFASGAVGGFIASIVKDDPVRSEKMIQEKVGENVVTGFAYFRDGMPIGQLRTEEDRRLVAYKDIPQLVIDAVLAIEDNHFYEHHGVDISGTMRAVKQKLLNESVQTGGSTLTQQLARRVFLNLDKTDDRKVKEILLSLRLERFLSKEEILTAYLNKVPFGNGSNGYNVYGIKAAAKGIFGIDNLNKLNVAQAAYLAGLPQLPSAYSAFNGYGEFNEAAFKRALDRQHLVLRRMLEENKISSSQYQEALAFDIKKALAPHTKKAYVTFPYLMMETERQAAAILLSLENNNQETAKGGSQLEEARQQLLTGGYRVYTTIDKKVYSAMHSISDDSSNFTKESKSKGLEQTAGMMIENKTGAILGMIEGRDFNVESMNYATQMVRQPGSTMKPIAAYLPALESGLIQPASILDDAPIILKDGEKGFHIPKNANNRYQGLVTARYALNNSLNLPALKLFDEKVGIKNAWAFAKKLGITTIQDDDYSAQTGVLGGLKYGVSVEDLTNAYSSIGNKGLFNDAYMIEKIVDSKGNIIYQHKPQPERVFSEQSAYLMTDMLRTVVTDGTGSTVKSKYKHFKNIPIVGKTGSTQNYADVWFMGYTPDITLGMWVGYKEPINTLEGKTQRKQAQTLWAKVMNAVIDKKPELFKTKSFTKPEGIVKETVSAYSGKLPTSLTDKFTTDIFNAKYTPKDSDDGISRAKYITYQGVNYIPRDGTPDDFLKEKIVVSREKPIEELIKELEAAFKSMKEHEPLEYYLPEDAKSDVPTEVDPRVDDGAAPAAPGNVEVSYDTGKAVIRFAPSASPDVVGYRLYSSVNGGPFQKVAVLLAGDGTSFTTGTPASDFAVFYVTAVDVAGKETSSGNVGGGMPTPEPSPSPGDVLFPPDTGATPGDQGLPDPGLFPGGIGDPGATPIQPGPDGGQVTPPADGNNPVSGGSNSAN; from the coding sequence ATGTCTCAGGAAAATATGAAAAAAACAGCGACGGACATTCGCCCGCGAAGATCTTGGCTGCGCAGGGTCGGTTCCGTCGTGAAATGGATGTTTATTCTGGGCGTAATGGGCGTCCTGTTCGCCAGCGGTGCAGTTGGAGGCTTTATCGCTTCCATTGTAAAAGATGATCCGGTCCGCTCCGAGAAAATGATTCAGGAAAAGGTTGGAGAGAACGTCGTGACGGGGTTCGCCTACTTCCGCGACGGCATGCCGATCGGCCAGCTCCGGACGGAGGAAGACCGCAGGCTGGTCGCCTACAAGGATATTCCCCAGCTGGTCATTGACGCTGTACTCGCGATCGAGGACAACCATTTTTACGAGCATCATGGCGTGGATATCAGCGGCACCATGCGCGCAGTCAAGCAGAAGCTGCTGAACGAATCCGTGCAGACCGGCGGCAGCACCTTGACCCAGCAGCTCGCCAGACGAGTATTTCTTAATCTGGATAAAACGGACGACCGCAAGGTCAAGGAAATATTGCTGTCGCTTCGGCTGGAGCGTTTTTTAAGCAAAGAGGAAATATTGACGGCATACCTGAACAAGGTGCCGTTCGGCAACGGTTCCAATGGCTATAACGTCTACGGTATCAAAGCGGCGGCGAAAGGGATATTCGGCATCGATAATTTGAACAAGCTGAATGTCGCCCAAGCGGCCTACCTGGCCGGCCTCCCCCAGCTTCCTTCCGCCTATTCGGCGTTCAACGGGTACGGGGAATTTAACGAGGCTGCTTTTAAACGCGCGCTCGACCGCCAGCACCTGGTCCTTCGGCGCATGCTGGAGGAGAACAAAATCTCTTCTTCCCAGTATCAGGAAGCCCTCGCCTTTGACATTAAGAAAGCCCTTGCCCCGCACACCAAGAAGGCTTACGTCACTTTTCCTTATCTTATGATGGAGACGGAGCGTCAGGCAGCCGCGATCCTGCTGTCGCTTGAGAACAACAATCAGGAGACCGCAAAGGGCGGTTCACAGCTTGAAGAGGCCCGCCAGCAGCTGCTGACGGGAGGCTACCGCGTATACACGACAATTGATAAAAAAGTATACAGCGCAATGCACAGCATCTCCGATGACAGCAGCAATTTTACCAAAGAGAGCAAAAGCAAAGGGCTTGAACAGACCGCAGGCATGATGATCGAGAACAAAACCGGCGCGATACTGGGAATGATCGAAGGGCGTGATTTTAATGTCGAGAGCATGAACTACGCCACCCAGATGGTTCGACAGCCCGGATCGACAATGAAGCCGATAGCCGCCTATCTGCCCGCTTTAGAGTCGGGGCTGATCCAGCCGGCCAGCATTTTGGACGATGCGCCTATCATTCTGAAGGATGGCGAGAAAGGCTTCCACATTCCAAAGAACGCCAACAACCGCTATCAAGGGCTGGTAACGGCGAGGTATGCGCTGAACAACTCGCTGAACCTCCCGGCGCTGAAGCTGTTCGACGAGAAGGTAGGCATCAAGAACGCCTGGGCTTTTGCCAAGAAGCTGGGAATCACAACCATTCAAGACGATGATTACAGCGCGCAGACCGGCGTTCTCGGCGGATTGAAGTATGGAGTATCCGTTGAAGATCTGACCAATGCTTATTCCTCTATTGGCAATAAAGGCCTGTTTAACGATGCCTACATGATTGAGAAGATCGTCGATTCGAAGGGCAACATCATTTATCAGCACAAGCCTCAGCCGGAGCGTGTATTTTCGGAGCAGAGCGCTTATCTGATGACAGACATGCTCCGCACCGTCGTTACCGACGGCACCGGAAGCACCGTCAAGAGCAAGTACAAGCATTTCAAAAATATTCCGATCGTCGGCAAGACCGGCTCGACTCAAAATTATGCGGATGTCTGGTTCATGGGATATACCCCGGATATCACGCTCGGCATGTGGGTCGGATACAAAGAGCCGATCAATACGCTGGAGGGTAAAACCCAGCGGAAACAGGCGCAGACCTTGTGGGCCAAGGTTATGAACGCCGTGATCGACAAAAAGCCGGAACTGTTCAAGACAAAGAGCTTCACCAAGCCTGAAGGTATCGTCAAGGAGACCGTATCGGCGTACAGCGGCAAACTGCCGACCTCACTTACGGACAAGTTTACGACTGATATTTTCAATGCAAAATATACGCCGAAGGACAGCGACGACGGAATTTCAAGAGCGAAATACATTACCTACCAAGGGGTAAATTATATTCCGCGGGATGGAACGCCTGATGATTTTCTGAAGGAAAAGATCGTTGTTTCCAGAGAGAAGCCGATCGAAGAATTGATCAAGGAACTGGAAGCAGCCTTCAAATCCATGAAGGAGCATGAACCGCTGGAGTACTACCTGCCCGAGGATGCGAAGTCGGACGTGCCGACAGAAGTCGACCCAAGAGTCGACGACGGCGCCGCTCCGGCGGCGCCCGGGAATGTAGAAGTCTCTTACGACACCGGCAAGGCCGTCATCCGCTTTGCGCCGAGCGCTTCCCCCGATGTCGTGGGTTACCGGTTATATTCTTCCGTGAATGGCGGACCGTTCCAAAAGGTGGCGGTGCTCCTTGCCGGTGACGGCACATCTTTCACTACGGGTACCCCTGCAAGCGACTTTGCCGTGTTTTATGTGACGGCTGTGGATGTGGCAGGGAAAGAAACGTCTTCGGGGAATGTCGGCGGAGGTATGCCGACGCCTGAGCCGTCGCCTAGCCCAGGAGACGTACTTTTCCCGCCGGATACGGGGGCAACCCCTGGGGATCAGGGTCTTCCTGATCCGGGGCTCTTTCCTGGAGGGATCGGCGACCCCGGAGCGACCCCCATCCAGCCGGGTCCAGACGGTGGGCAGGTCACTCCGCCGGCCGACGGCAACAATCCGGTTAGCGGCGGAAGTAACTCCGCTAACTAA
- the ccpA gene encoding catabolite control protein A codes for MTVTIYDVAREAGVSMATVSRVVNNNPNVKPQTRKKVYEAIERLGYRPNAVARGLASKKTTTVGVVIPDISNSIFAEIARGIEDIANMYHYNIILCNADKRKEKEIRVINTLLEKQVDGLLFMGGTVTDEHILAFQTSAVPIVLCATSDEKGTYPSVDIDHEAAAFDAVNTLIRHGHREIAMISGTLHDPANGFSRFQGYKKALEAAGIEYQEDLVRIGNYRYESGVEAMKYFLGLKKKPTAIFAATDEMAIGAIHSIQDEGLKVPDDFSIISVDNIRMASMVRPLLTTVAQPMYDLGAVAMRLLTKLMKKETVENPRVILPHETILRLSVSHVNE; via the coding sequence TTGACGGTAACCATTTACGATGTAGCGCGTGAAGCAGGCGTATCTATGGCAACGGTATCACGGGTTGTCAACAACAATCCCAATGTGAAACCGCAAACCCGCAAGAAGGTGTATGAAGCGATCGAACGTTTGGGGTACCGCCCCAACGCCGTGGCAAGAGGTCTTGCCAGCAAGAAAACGACAACTGTCGGCGTTGTCATTCCTGATATATCCAATTCGATTTTTGCGGAAATTGCCCGCGGAATCGAAGATATTGCCAATATGTATCACTATAATATTATTTTGTGTAATGCCGACAAGCGTAAGGAGAAGGAAATCCGCGTGATCAACACCCTGCTCGAGAAGCAGGTGGATGGACTCCTCTTCATGGGCGGCACCGTGACGGATGAGCATATTCTCGCTTTCCAGACTTCGGCCGTTCCAATTGTGCTGTGCGCGACAAGCGATGAGAAGGGGACCTATCCTTCGGTTGATATCGATCATGAAGCGGCCGCCTTCGATGCGGTCAATACGCTGATTCGCCATGGTCACCGGGAAATCGCGATGATCAGCGGCACACTGCATGACCCGGCCAATGGTTTTTCACGCTTCCAGGGCTACAAGAAGGCGCTTGAAGCCGCCGGTATCGAATACCAGGAAGATCTTGTGCGCATCGGAAATTACCGCTATGAATCCGGCGTTGAAGCGATGAAGTATTTCCTGGGGCTGAAGAAGAAGCCGACGGCGATCTTTGCCGCAACGGACGAAATGGCGATTGGCGCCATTCACAGCATTCAGGACGAAGGGCTGAAAGTGCCAGACGATTTCTCGATCATTAGTGTAGATAACATCCGCATGGCTTCCATGGTGCGTCCGCTGCTAACGACGGTGGCTCAGCCGATGTACGACCTCGGCGCCGTGGCCATGAGACTTTTGACCAAGCTGATGAAGAAGGAGACCGTAGAGAATCCGCGCGTCATTTTGCCGCATGAGACCATTCTGCGACTGTCCGTCAGCCACGTTAACGAATAG
- a CDS encoding type 1 glutamine amidotransferase domain-containing protein, with translation MRLDGKKVIALVDDEFEDLELWYPVYRVREEGAEVHLAGLIKDKTYVGKYGVPATAEYSWDELDAADYDGILVPGGWAPDKIRRYPAVLKLIRDFNESKKPIGQICHAGWVLISAKILEGVTVTSTPGIRDDMENAGAIWKDEPVVVDGHIVSARRPPDLPPYGKAFCDALAGK, from the coding sequence ATGCGTCTGGACGGAAAAAAAGTAATTGCACTCGTAGACGATGAATTTGAAGATTTGGAGCTTTGGTATCCTGTCTACCGGGTAAGAGAGGAAGGCGCGGAGGTACATCTTGCCGGCCTTATTAAAGACAAGACTTACGTAGGCAAATATGGTGTTCCCGCAACCGCGGAATACTCCTGGGATGAGCTGGACGCTGCCGATTACGACGGCATCCTTGTTCCCGGCGGGTGGGCGCCGGACAAGATCCGCCGCTATCCGGCGGTCCTCAAGCTGATCCGGGACTTCAACGAGTCGAAGAAACCGATTGGGCAAATCTGCCATGCCGGCTGGGTACTGATCTCCGCCAAAATTCTGGAGGGCGTCACCGTAACCTCGACTCCTGGCATCCGCGACGATATGGAGAACGCCGGAGCGATCTGGAAGGACGAGCCGGTCGTGGTCGACGGCCATATCGTCTCCGCCCGCCGTCCTCCCGATCTCCCGCCGTACGGCAAAGCCTTCTGCGACGCGCTGGCCGGGAAATAA